The genomic region GGCATTGCCTGTGTACTCGGGGTAAAGATCAATCTCTCCGGCCTTAATCGCACTGCGTACAATGCTAGTGCTACCAAGCTGTAGTCGGTTTTCTACTGGAATACCTCCGCTCTCCAGGCGCTGCAGAATCATCTGACCGAGGACTCCCCCCTCTGTGTCGATTTTTGAGGAAACCACCACCGGCTCCTGCGCCGAAACCGTGCCGGTTACACACAGCAGCGCAAGCGCAAGACACCGCATCAGCGATTGCGAAATCCCACGACACGCTCTGTTCGAAGCCAGAGTTTTATACTGGCGCTTTACTCGACATATTCTGTAACTTGGGAGAGACACAGGCATTCCTCTTGTTTATTGGGCTGCATTGGGCAACCCAGAATTCAATGAGTTGAAAGGCATTAAAAACGTATCATCAGCCCTGAATCGCCTCCAGCGCTACCTGCAGATTCTCCACCGTTCGTTCCACATTGTTTAGCTTTTCCAAACCAAACAGCCCCATGCGAAACGTGCGGAAGCTCTCTGGTTCATCGCACATCAGCGGTACGCCCGCCGCAATCTGCAAGCCCTGTTCACGGAACAGGCTGGTGTTGTGGATGTTGATGTTGTCGGTATGCAGAACCACCACACTGGATGACTCAAAGCCAGGCGCAGCAACGCTTTTGAACCCAGCGTTGTAGAACAGCTCCCGCACCTGTTGGCCAAGCTCCACTTGGCGCTGATAAAGCAGATCCGGGCCGGTGTTCAGAGTTTCTAGCATGGCGTTACGCAGCACCACCAGCGTGTCGGTAGGCATGGTTGCGTGGTAGGCGTGGCTGCCGGACTCATAGGCCTGCATTATCTGGGACCATTTGCGCAGGTCTGCCGCAAAGCTACTGCTGGTGGTTTCTTCCATGCGGGCGATAGCGCGTTCGCTCAATGTGATCAGAGCAGCGCAAGGTGAGGCACTCCAGCCTTTCTGGGGCGCGCTGATCAGTACGTCTACGCCACAGGCCGTGGTATCAACCCACAAAGCACCGGAGGCCACGCAATCCAGCACGAACAGGCCGTTCACGTCCTTAACCGCTGCGCCAATGGTTTTTAGGTATTCATCCGGCAGAACAATGCCAGACGCGGTTTCCACATGGGGAACAAACACCACAGCGGGCTTCTCTGCCCTGATGCGGTCCGCGACCTCTTCTGCGGGAACAGGTGCGTATGCGGCCTGGGGCGTATTGTCC from Marinobacter sp. LV10R510-11A harbors:
- a CDS encoding aminotransferase class V-fold PLP-dependent enzyme, yielding MSKLFPSVDPDGLLEYSVVFNDRSLNHMSAPFQQVMRDISSTLRQVYNAKGAVVVPGGGSFGMEAVARQFANGERCLIVRNGWFSYRWTQILEAGRITDNISVLKAKTLDNTPQAAYAPVPAEEVADRIRAEKPAVVFVPHVETASGIVLPDEYLKTIGAAVKDVNGLFVLDCVASGALWVDTTACGVDVLISAPQKGWSASPCAALITLSERAIARMEETTSSSFAADLRKWSQIMQAYESGSHAYHATMPTDTLVVLRNAMLETLNTGPDLLYQRQVELGQQVRELFYNAGFKSVAAPGFESSSVVVLHTDNINIHNTSLFREQGLQIAAGVPLMCDEPESFRTFRMGLFGLEKLNNVERTVENLQVALEAIQG